One window from the genome of Rhodopseudomonas sp. P2A-2r encodes:
- a CDS encoding arylesterase, producing MVAATPASAQPAAVDAAKPVKLVVLGDSLSAGYLLPGPAAFPARLQKALKDKGIATEIGNAGVSGDTTSGGLGRLDWSVPDGTEGVILELGANDALRGTDPKVPRAALTEIIQRLQARKIPVLLCGMLAPPNYGADYAEKFNSIYPDLAKQFAVPLYPFFLDGVVDNAKLKLEDGLHPTAEGVDVIVQKILPSVEAFLGTIVGQRS from the coding sequence ATGGTCGCGGCGACGCCCGCATCGGCGCAGCCGGCCGCGGTCGACGCCGCGAAGCCGGTCAAGCTGGTGGTGCTCGGCGATTCCCTCAGCGCGGGCTACCTGCTTCCGGGGCCGGCCGCGTTCCCCGCCCGGCTGCAAAAAGCCCTCAAGGACAAGGGGATAGCGACCGAAATCGGCAATGCGGGGGTGTCCGGCGACACCACCTCGGGCGGGCTTGGCCGGCTTGACTGGTCGGTCCCTGATGGCACCGAGGGCGTGATCCTCGAACTGGGTGCCAACGACGCTCTGCGCGGTACCGACCCCAAGGTGCCTCGTGCCGCGCTGACGGAAATCATCCAGCGCCTGCAGGCGCGGAAAATTCCAGTCCTGCTGTGCGGCATGCTGGCTCCGCCCAATTACGGCGCCGATTACGCGGAGAAGTTCAATTCGATCTATCCGGACCTGGCGAAGCAGTTCGCCGTGCCGCTGTACCCATTCTTTCTCGACGGCGTGGTCGACAACGCCAAGCTGAAACTCGAGGATGGCCTGCATCCGACCGCCGAGGGCGTCGACGTGATCGTCCAGAAAATCCTGCCCAGCGTCGAGGCATTTCTCGGCACTATCGTTGGGCAACGCAGTTGA
- the zapE gene encoding cell division protein ZapE — MSSAPPSSFRQQYQALVSSGAIEADPAQAAAVETIAAFDESLSGYTPLRKQSFLGRLFADKNGGPPDGLYVHGEVGRGKTMLMDLFFDSSDVQHKRRAHFHEFMADVHERIYGFREKIARGELPDGDVIALTANSIFDEAWLLCFDEFHVTDIADAMILGRLFSRLFELGTVVFATSNVEPVDLYKGGLNRALFLPFIKQIEAHMNVIRLDSRTDFRLEKLAGIKTWLVPADRAAEAALDQAWAKLTGGAPGHAHDISIKGRVLHVPRAAQGVARFSFADLCEKPLGASDYLRLAHDYHTIFIDRVPMMDYGDRNAAKRFIALIDTLYDNAVKLMASAAGEPQSLYQATDGFEAMEFQRTASRLIEMGSESYLALPHGRKDSTASGSSSGLVET; from the coding sequence ATGTCGTCTGCCCCGCCCAGTTCATTCCGCCAGCAATACCAGGCTCTCGTTTCCTCCGGCGCCATCGAGGCGGATCCGGCGCAGGCGGCTGCGGTGGAGACCATCGCGGCCTTCGACGAATCGCTGTCCGGCTACACGCCGCTGCGCAAGCAGAGCTTTCTCGGCCGCCTGTTCGCCGACAAGAACGGCGGACCGCCTGATGGTCTCTACGTTCACGGCGAAGTCGGCCGCGGCAAGACGATGCTGATGGATCTGTTCTTCGACAGCAGCGACGTCCAGCACAAGCGCCGCGCGCATTTTCACGAATTCATGGCAGACGTGCATGAGCGGATCTATGGTTTCCGCGAGAAGATCGCGCGCGGCGAGCTGCCCGATGGCGACGTCATCGCGCTGACGGCGAATTCGATCTTCGACGAGGCCTGGCTGCTGTGCTTCGACGAATTCCACGTCACCGACATCGCCGATGCGATGATCCTGGGGCGGCTGTTCTCGCGGCTGTTCGAACTCGGCACGGTGGTATTTGCTACCTCCAACGTCGAGCCGGTCGATCTCTACAAGGGCGGTCTCAACCGCGCGCTGTTCCTGCCGTTCATCAAGCAGATCGAAGCCCATATGAATGTGATCCGGCTCGACTCGCGCACCGATTTCCGGCTCGAGAAACTGGCCGGCATAAAGACCTGGCTGGTGCCGGCGGATCGCGCCGCGGAGGCCGCGCTCGACCAGGCCTGGGCGAAGCTCACCGGCGGCGCGCCGGGCCACGCCCATGACATTTCGATCAAGGGCCGCGTGCTGCATGTGCCGCGCGCCGCCCAGGGCGTGGCGCGGTTCAGCTTTGCCGATTTGTGCGAAAAGCCGCTCGGCGCGTCGGACTACCTGCGGCTGGCGCATGATTACCACACCATCTTCATCGACCGGGTTCCGATGATGGACTATGGCGACCGCAACGCCGCCAAGCGCTTCATCGCGCTGATCGACACCTTGTACGACAATGCCGTGAAGCTGATGGCCTCGGCGGCGGGCGAGCCACAGTCGCTCTATCAGGCGACCGATGGCTTTGAGGCGATGGAGTTCCAGCGCACCGCCTCGCGGCTGATCGAGATGGGGTCGGAATCTTACCTGGCTCTGCCGCATGGCCGCAAGGATTCCACTGCCAGCGGTTCCAGCAGCGGGCTGGTCGAGACCTAA
- the thpR gene encoding RNA 2',3'-cyclic phosphodiesterase — protein sequence MPRLFTGLEIPAEIGQTLSNLRGGLPGARWIDPENYHVTLRFIGDIDGIAANEIASLLDRVNRKPFDVALQGLSSFGGKKPRAVVAQVVPSRPLIELQAELERLIRKCGLDPEGRKFIPHVTLARLRDASNQDVADYLSVRGYFPTKTFKAQRFVLFSSRASTGGGPYVVEDAYALSA from the coding sequence ATGCCGCGTTTGTTCACCGGACTGGAAATACCGGCCGAGATCGGCCAGACCCTCTCCAATTTGCGTGGCGGCCTCCCCGGCGCACGCTGGATCGACCCCGAGAACTATCACGTCACCCTGCGCTTCATCGGCGACATCGACGGCATTGCGGCGAATGAAATCGCCTCGCTGCTGGACCGGGTCAACCGCAAGCCGTTCGATGTCGCTCTGCAAGGGCTGTCCAGCTTCGGCGGCAAGAAGCCGCGCGCGGTGGTGGCGCAGGTGGTGCCAAGCCGGCCGCTGATCGAGTTGCAGGCCGAACTCGAACGGTTGATCCGCAAATGCGGGCTCGATCCCGAGGGCCGCAAATTCATCCCGCACGTGACGTTGGCGCGGTTGCGCGACGCCTCCAACCAGGACGTCGCCGATTATCTCTCGGTGCGCGGCTATTTCCCCACCAAGACCTTCAAGGCGCAACGCTTCGTGCTGTTCTCGTCGCGCGCCTCCACCGGCGGCGGGCCCTATGTGGTGGAGGATGCCTACGCGCTGAGTGCGTAG